One Staphylococcus simiae genomic region harbors:
- the mutS gene encoding DNA mismatch repair protein MutS: MSNVTPMMQQYLKIKSEYQDCLLFFRLGDFYEMFFDDAKEASRVLEITLTKRDAKKENPIPMCGVPYHSADSYIETLINNGYKVAICEQMEDPRQTKGMVKREVVRIVTPGTVMEQGGVDDKQNNYILSFMTDYPQIALSYCDVSTGELKVTLFNDEATLLNEITTINPNEVVVNKLLTDDLKRQINMVTETITLREQISTEMYDFNRQVEQPLMHSATQLLLDYIHHTQKRDLSHIEDAEFYAAIDYMKMDFYAKRNLELTESIRLKSKKGTLLWLMDETKTPMGARRLKQWIDRPLINKEQIEERLNIVEAFSEQFVERDTLRHYLNQVYDIERLVGRVSYGNVNARDLIQLKHSISEIPNIKALLDSMNHQSLAKINQLEPLDDLLEVLENSLVEEPPISIKDGGLFKVGFNHQLDEYLEASKNGKSWLAELQQKERERTGIKSLKISFNKVFGYFIEITRANLQNIEPVNFGYMRKQTLSNAERFITDELKEKEDIILGAEDKAVELEYQLFVTLREEVKKYTERLQQQAKIISELDCLQSFAEIAQKYNYSRPEFSESKELKLIDSRHPVVERVMDYNDYVPNDCLLDQDTFIYLITGPNMSGKSTYMRQVAIISIMAQMGAYVPCESAILPIFDQIFTRIGAADDLVSGKSTFMVEMLEAQKALTYATEDSLIIFDEIGRGTSTYDGLALAQAMIEYVAQTSHAKTLFSTHYHELTTLDQVLPNLKNVHVAANEYKGELIFLHKVKDGADDDSYGIQVAKLADLPEQVINRAQVILNEFEQETNNKEISPITSTSNVENNDDQQQIIKQDNNKQQSDNTFEQATFDLFDVERQSEVEQQIKGLNLSNMTPIEALVKLNELQNQLK, from the coding sequence ATGTCTAACGTAACACCTATGATGCAACAATATCTAAAAATAAAATCAGAATATCAAGATTGTTTGTTATTTTTTAGATTGGGAGATTTCTATGAAATGTTTTTTGATGATGCCAAAGAAGCATCAAGAGTGCTTGAAATCACCTTAACAAAACGAGACGCTAAAAAAGAAAATCCTATTCCAATGTGTGGCGTACCATATCATTCAGCTGACAGCTATATTGAAACGCTGATAAATAACGGTTACAAAGTAGCTATATGTGAACAAATGGAGGATCCAAGGCAAACCAAAGGGATGGTCAAACGAGAAGTTGTTAGGATAGTTACACCTGGTACAGTAATGGAACAAGGTGGTGTGGATGATAAACAGAATAATTATATTTTAAGTTTTATGACGGATTATCCACAAATTGCCCTAAGCTATTGTGATGTTTCAACAGGAGAACTAAAAGTGACTTTATTTAATGATGAAGCAACATTATTAAATGAAATTACCACTATTAATCCTAATGAAGTTGTAGTTAATAAACTTTTGACAGATGACTTAAAAAGACAAATCAATATGGTTACAGAAACAATTACATTGCGAGAACAAATATCTACAGAGATGTATGATTTCAATCGACAAGTAGAACAACCATTAATGCATAGTGCAACCCAATTACTATTAGATTACATTCATCATACGCAAAAAAGAGATTTATCACATATTGAAGATGCTGAATTTTATGCTGCTATCGATTATATGAAAATGGATTTTTATGCCAAACGTAATTTAGAGTTAACTGAAAGTATTCGTTTAAAATCAAAAAAAGGGACACTTTTATGGTTGATGGATGAAACGAAGACACCAATGGGTGCCAGAAGACTTAAACAATGGATTGATAGACCATTAATTAATAAAGAACAAATTGAAGAACGTTTAAATATTGTTGAAGCATTTAGCGAACAATTTGTAGAAAGAGATACATTACGTCATTATTTAAATCAAGTATACGATATCGAAAGATTAGTAGGTAGAGTAAGTTATGGTAATGTTAATGCTAGAGATTTAATCCAACTTAAACATTCAATTTCTGAAATACCAAATATTAAAGCTTTGCTAGATTCTATGAATCATCAATCATTAGCTAAAATTAATCAGTTAGAACCATTAGATGATTTATTAGAAGTACTAGAGAATAGCTTAGTTGAAGAACCACCAATATCTATTAAAGATGGCGGATTATTTAAAGTAGGATTCAATCATCAATTAGATGAGTATTTAGAAGCATCTAAAAATGGTAAATCTTGGTTAGCAGAATTGCAACAGAAAGAAAGAGAAAGAACAGGCATTAAATCGTTAAAGATAAGTTTTAATAAAGTCTTTGGTTATTTTATAGAAATAACACGAGCGAATTTGCAAAATATAGAACCTGTTAATTTTGGTTATATGAGGAAGCAAACTTTATCAAATGCGGAGCGTTTTATCACTGATGAATTAAAGGAAAAAGAAGATATTATATTAGGTGCAGAAGATAAAGCGGTTGAATTAGAATATCAATTATTTGTCACGCTGCGTGAAGAAGTAAAAAAATATACAGAACGCTTACAACAACAAGCTAAAATTATTTCAGAATTAGACTGTTTACAAAGCTTTGCTGAAATTGCACAAAAATATAATTATTCAAGACCTGAGTTCAGTGAAAGTAAAGAATTAAAGTTAATCGATTCTAGACATCCTGTTGTTGAGAGGGTGATGGACTACAATGATTATGTACCTAATGATTGTTTGCTAGATCAAGATACCTTCATATATTTAATTACTGGACCAAATATGTCAGGTAAATCCACATATATGAGACAAGTAGCTATTATTAGTATTATGGCTCAAATGGGGGCTTATGTTCCTTGTGAATCAGCTATATTACCAATATTTGATCAAATTTTTACACGTATTGGTGCAGCGGATGATTTAGTTTCTGGTAAAAGTACATTCATGGTTGAAATGTTAGAAGCCCAAAAAGCATTAACATATGCTACAGAAGATAGTTTAATCATTTTTGATGAGATAGGTAGAGGTACTTCTACATATGATGGTTTAGCACTTGCTCAAGCGATGATTGAATATGTAGCACAGACATCGCATGCTAAAACATTATTTTCAACACATTATCATGAACTGACAACGTTAGATCAAGTATTGCCAAATTTAAAAAATGTGCATGTAGCTGCCAATGAATATAAAGGAGAGTTAATCTTCTTACATAAAGTTAAAGATGGAGCGGATGATGATAGTTATGGAATTCAAGTTGCAAAATTAGCTGATTTACCTGAACAAGTTATCAATAGAGCACAAGTAATACTTAATGAATTTGAGCAAGAAACTAATAATAAAGAAATTTCACCTATAACTTCGACATCAAATGTAGAAAATAATGATGACCAACAACAAATAATTAAGCAAGATAATAATAAACAGCAAAGCGATAATACATTTGAACAAGCGACATTTGATTTATTTGATGTTGAGAGACAAAGTGAAGTTGAACAACAAATTAAAGGATTAAACTTATCTAATATGACACCAATCGAAGCATTAGTGAAATTAAATGAATTACAAAATCAGTTAAAATAG
- the thiW gene encoding energy coupling factor transporter S component ThiW, giving the protein MKSRKLTITALLIAVNVVLSSIIIIPLGPVKAAPVQHFVNVLSAVLVGPWYGLAQALISSVIRLLFGTGSVFAFPGSMIGVLLASAFYFYRKHIFMAAVGEVLGTGIIGSLVCIPLAYFIGFDDFLIKPLMITFIVSSAIGALISYFLLITLKKRGILDKFLNKK; this is encoded by the coding sequence ATGAAATCTAGAAAACTAACTATCACTGCACTGTTAATAGCGGTTAATGTAGTATTGAGTAGTATTATTATCATTCCTTTAGGTCCTGTTAAAGCCGCCCCAGTACAACATTTTGTTAATGTATTAAGTGCAGTTTTAGTTGGTCCCTGGTATGGATTAGCTCAAGCCCTTATTTCTTCAGTAATAAGATTATTATTCGGTACTGGTAGTGTTTTTGCTTTTCCGGGAAGTATGATTGGTGTATTGTTAGCCAGTGCATTTTATTTTTATCGCAAACACATTTTTATGGCTGCTGTTGGAGAAGTACTTGGTACTGGTATTATTGGTAGTCTTGTCTGTATACCACTTGCCTATTTTATTGGTTTTGATGACTTTTTAATTAAACCATTGATGATTACATTTATTGTATCTAGTGCTATCGGTGCTTTAATAAGTTATTTCTTATTGATTACATTAAAAAAACGTGGCATATTAGATAAATTCTTGAATAAAAAATAA
- a CDS encoding RicAFT regulatory complex protein RicA family protein: MYDKEEILQRADNIAKKIQQLDTIKQYRMVEEQIHRNQNIQQKMTTLKKYQKQSVNFQNYGQQFALQQSEDNIHHLEEEINSLPIVEQFRVSQFEANELLQMFISTMEKRLNQYNNM; encoded by the coding sequence ATGTATGATAAAGAAGAAATATTACAACGAGCCGATAATATAGCTAAAAAAATTCAACAGTTAGATACGATTAAGCAATATCGAATGGTCGAAGAACAAATACATCGTAATCAAAATATTCAACAGAAAATGACGACATTAAAAAAATATCAAAAGCAATCAGTTAATTTTCAAAATTATGGCCAACAATTTGCATTGCAACAATCTGAAGACAACATTCATCATCTAGAAGAAGAGATTAATAGTTTACCAATTGTTGAACAATTTAGAGTTTCTCAATTTGAGGCCAATGAATTGTTACAAATGTTTATTTCGACGATGGAGAAGCGGTTAAATCAATATAACAACATGTAA
- the miaB gene encoding tRNA (N6-isopentenyl adenosine(37)-C2)-methylthiotransferase MiaB, whose product MNEEQRKSSSVDILKERDNKAEKDYSKYFEQIYQPPSLKEAKKRGKQEIQYNRDFQIDEKYRGMGENRTFLIKTYGCQMNAHDTEVLAGILEALGYKATSDINTADVILINTCAIRENAENKVFSEIGNLKHLKKERPDILIGVCGCMSQEESVVNKILKSYQNVDMIFGTHNIHHLPEILEEAYLSKAMVVEVWSKEGDVIENLPKVREGNIKAWVNIMYGCDKFCTYCIVPFTRGKERSRRPQDIIDEVRELAREGYQEITLLGQNVNSYGKDLQDMSYGLGDLLQDISKIAIPRVRFTTSHPWDFTDHMIDVIAEGGNIVPHIHLPVQSGNNKVLKIMGRKYTRESYLDLVSRIKAKIPNVALTTDIIVGYPNESEEQFEETLTLYDEVAFEHAYTYLYSQRDGTPAAKMTDNVPLDVKKERLQRLNKKVGEYSQRAMSQYEGQIVTVLCEGSSKKDETVLAGYTDKNKLVNFKAPKAMIGKLVEVQIDEAKQYSLNGTFIREVKPEMVAQ is encoded by the coding sequence GTGAATGAAGAACAAAGAAAGTCTAGTTCTGTTGATATATTAAAAGAACGTGATAACAAAGCTGAAAAAGATTACAGCAAATATTTTGAACAAATATATCAACCACCCAGTTTAAAAGAAGCAAAAAAACGTGGAAAGCAAGAAATACAATATAATAGAGACTTTCAAATTGATGAAAAATATCGTGGTATGGGAGAAAACCGTACATTTTTAATAAAAACATATGGCTGTCAGATGAATGCACATGATACTGAAGTGTTGGCAGGTATTTTAGAAGCGCTTGGATATAAAGCTACTTCAGATATTAACACTGCAGATGTCATTTTAATTAATACTTGTGCCATCAGAGAAAATGCAGAAAATAAAGTTTTTAGTGAAATTGGTAACTTAAAGCATCTTAAGAAAGAACGTCCAGATATATTAATCGGCGTTTGTGGATGTATGTCACAAGAAGAATCAGTAGTTAATAAAATTTTGAAATCTTACCAAAATGTAGATATGATTTTTGGGACACATAACATACATCATTTACCAGAAATTTTAGAAGAGGCATATCTTTCTAAAGCAATGGTTGTTGAAGTGTGGTCAAAAGAGGGGGATGTTATTGAAAATCTTCCAAAAGTCCGTGAAGGTAATATCAAAGCATGGGTTAATATTATGTATGGCTGTGATAAGTTTTGTACATATTGTATTGTGCCATTTACTAGAGGGAAAGAACGTAGTAGAAGACCGCAAGATATTATAGATGAAGTAAGAGAATTAGCTCGTGAAGGATACCAAGAAATTACTTTATTAGGGCAAAATGTTAACTCTTATGGTAAAGACTTGCAAGATATGTCTTATGGATTAGGAGATTTATTACAAGATATCTCAAAAATCGCTATTCCAAGAGTTAGATTTACAACAAGTCACCCATGGGATTTTACTGATCATATGATTGATGTTATAGCAGAAGGTGGCAATATTGTTCCTCATATTCATCTTCCAGTACAATCAGGTAATAATAAAGTACTTAAAATTATGGGTAGAAAATATACTCGCGAAAGCTACCTGGACTTAGTTTCAAGAATTAAAGCTAAAATTCCTAATGTTGCGCTAACTACAGACATTATTGTTGGTTATCCAAATGAAAGTGAAGAACAATTTGAAGAAACATTAACACTTTATGATGAAGTTGCCTTTGAACATGCTTACACTTATTTATATTCACAACGTGATGGCACACCTGCTGCTAAAATGACTGATAATGTTCCTTTAGATGTCAAAAAGGAGCGCTTACAACGACTTAATAAAAAAGTTGGAGAATATTCACAACGCGCTATGAGCCAATATGAAGGACAAATTGTTACTGTCTTATGTGAAGGTAGCAGTAAAAAAGATGAAACAGTATTAGCAGGATATACTGATAAAAATAAATTAGTGAACTTTAAAGCACCTAAAGCAATGATTGGTAAATTGGTTGAAGTTCAAATTGATGAAGCTAAACAATATTCACTTAATGGTACATTCATTAGAGAAGTTAAGCCTGAAATGGTGGCACAATAA
- a CDS encoding thiamine-binding protein encodes MQDTLMSIQIIPRTPNNDNVIPYVDEAIAIIDQSGLNYRVGALETTVQGDMNECLILIQTLNDKMVELQCPSIISQVKFYHVPEGISIETLTEKYD; translated from the coding sequence ATGCAAGATACATTAATGAGTATTCAAATTATTCCTAGAACGCCAAATAATGATAATGTAATACCTTATGTAGACGAAGCAATTGCTATTATTGATCAATCTGGACTTAATTATAGAGTTGGTGCATTAGAAACAACAGTACAAGGTGATATGAATGAGTGTTTAATTTTAATACAAACTTTAAATGATAAAATGGTTGAATTACAATGTCCGAGTATAATTAGCCAAGTCAAGTTTTATCACGTACCAGAAGGTATTAGTATTGAAACGCTAACTGAAAAATATGATTAA
- a CDS encoding 2-oxoacid:ferredoxin oxidoreductase subunit beta → MATFKDFRNNVKPNWCPGCGDFSVQAAIQKAAANIGLEPEDVAIITGIGCSGRLSGYINSYGVHSIHGRALPLAQGVKMANKDLTVIASGGDGDGYAIGMGHTIHALRRNMNMTYIVMDNQIYGLTKGQTSPSSAVGFVTKTTPKGNIEKNVAPLELALSSGATFVAQGFSSDIKALTKLIEDAINHDGFSFVNVFSPCVTYNKINTYDWFKEHLVSLDDIEDYDTSDKQLAMKTVIDHESLVKGIVYQDTETPSYESQITELEDTPLAKRDIEISQDTFNELTEQFI, encoded by the coding sequence GTGGCTACATTTAAAGATTTTAGAAATAATGTAAAGCCCAATTGGTGCCCTGGTTGTGGTGACTTTTCAGTTCAAGCTGCTATTCAAAAAGCTGCAGCAAACATTGGATTAGAACCAGAAGATGTGGCTATTATTACTGGAATTGGTTGCTCAGGACGTTTATCAGGGTACATTAACTCATACGGTGTGCACTCTATACACGGTCGAGCACTACCATTAGCACAAGGTGTTAAAATGGCTAATAAAGATTTAACAGTAATTGCTTCAGGTGGAGATGGAGATGGCTATGCTATAGGTATGGGTCATACAATCCATGCTTTACGTAGAAACATGAATATGACTTATATTGTTATGGACAACCAAATTTATGGCTTAACCAAAGGTCAGACTTCACCTTCATCAGCAGTAGGTTTTGTTACTAAAACAACTCCAAAAGGAAATATTGAGAAAAATGTAGCACCGTTAGAATTAGCATTATCTTCAGGAGCGACATTTGTAGCACAAGGCTTTTCTAGTGATATTAAAGCATTAACAAAATTAATAGAAGATGCAATCAATCACGATGGCTTTTCATTTGTTAATGTTTTCTCACCATGTGTAACGTATAATAAAATCAATACTTATGATTGGTTTAAAGAGCACTTAGTAAGTTTGGATGATATTGAAGATTATGATACATCAGACAAACAACTCGCAATGAAAACTGTTATTGATCATGAATCATTAGTCAAAGGTATTGTGTACCAAGATACTGAAACACCTTCATATGAATCACAAATAACAGAATTAGAAGATACACCGTTAGCTAAGCGAGATATCGAAATCTCTCAAGATACATTTAATGAATTAACTGAACAATTTATTTAA